The proteins below come from a single Armatimonadota bacterium genomic window:
- the prmC gene encoding peptide chain release factor N(5)-glutamine methyltransferase, with the protein MPELVQQAICNTAAALRRAGVAEPAREAMVLAAWAGRVSQAAILIHPERRLDHDEENRLQRAVQQRQRREPLAYITGRVEFFGLELEVDPRVLVPRPETEHVVECVLAVAGEWEQPLIADLGTGSGCIAVALARCLDRALVYAVDASADALAVAAANVRRHQVEGRVRLLQGDLLAPLSEPVHVVASNPPYIATDDFPALMPEVRDHEPRAALDGGADGLAVIRRLLQAAPAHLLPGGALVMETGATQGGAVLALAREHFASARIERDLAGLDRVLVARI; encoded by the coding sequence ATGCCCGAGCTCGTGCAGCAAGCGATCTGCAACACCGCCGCCGCCCTGCGCCGCGCCGGCGTCGCCGAGCCGGCACGCGAGGCCATGGTGCTCGCGGCGTGGGCCGGTCGCGTCTCGCAGGCGGCAATCCTCATCCATCCCGAGCGCCGCCTCGACCACGATGAGGAGAACCGCCTGCAACGGGCGGTGCAGCAACGCCAACGACGTGAGCCCCTCGCCTACATCACCGGCCGCGTCGAGTTCTTCGGCCTCGAGCTGGAGGTGGACCCGCGCGTCCTGGTGCCGCGCCCGGAGACGGAGCACGTGGTGGAGTGCGTGCTGGCCGTCGCCGGGGAGTGGGAGCAACCGCTGATCGCGGACCTCGGCACCGGCAGCGGTTGCATCGCGGTCGCGCTCGCGCGCTGCCTCGACCGGGCGTTGGTCTATGCCGTGGACGCCTCCGCGGACGCGCTCGCGGTCGCCGCCGCCAATGTGCGGCGCCACCAGGTGGAGGGACGGGTGCGCCTGCTGCAGGGCGACCTGCTGGCTCCGCTATCGGAGCCGGTGCACGTGGTAGCCTCGAACCCACCCTACATCGCTACGGACGACTTCCCCGCGCTGATGCCGGAGGTGCGCGACCACGAACCGCGCGCGGCCCTCGACGGCGGCGCCGACGGCCTGGCGGTCATCCGGCGGCTGCTCCAGGCGGCGCCGGCGCATCTCCTCCCCGGCGGCGCGCTGGTGATGGAGACCGGCGCGACCCAGGGCGGGGCGGTGCTGGCGCTGGCGCGGGAGCACTTCGCCTCCGCGCGCATCGAGCGCGACCTGGCGGGACTGGACCGCGTGCTGGTGGCGCGAATCTAG
- a CDS encoding CBS domain-containing protein, translating to MQARDIMTEQVTTVFEGATVAEAARLMHGCGRGGMPVVNAEGEVVGVVDRLSLLRLILPKYAADIGDLSFLPEDFKPFESRIEEVGHMLVRDVMRPCDVCLTADTSVVELAAVMVTKEVTDVPIVREEHVVGMVSLQDIVDEIVWPHFKRPEDGE from the coding sequence ATGCAAGCGCGAGACATCATGACGGAGCAGGTGACGACCGTCTTCGAGGGGGCCACGGTCGCCGAGGCGGCGCGGCTGATGCACGGTTGCGGCCGCGGCGGCATGCCGGTGGTCAACGCCGAGGGCGAGGTGGTGGGGGTGGTGGACCGCTTGAGCCTGCTGCGGCTCATCCTGCCCAAGTACGCGGCGGACATCGGCGACCTCAGCTTCCTGCCCGAGGATTTCAAGCCCTTCGAGTCGCGGATCGAGGAGGTGGGTCACATGCTGGTGCGCGATGTCATGCGCCCGTGCGACGTCTGCCTCACCGCGGACACGTCGGTGGTGGAGTTGGCGGCGGTGATGGTCACCAAGGAGGTGACGGACGTGCCCATCGTGCGCGAGGAGCACGTGGTGGGGATGGTCAGCCTACAGGACATCGTGGACGAGATCGTGTGGCCCCACTTCAAGCGCCCGGAGGACGGTGAATGA